The following coding sequences lie in one Chanos chanos chromosome 4, fChaCha1.1, whole genome shotgun sequence genomic window:
- the LOC115809425 gene encoding poly(rC)-binding protein 3 gives MNINEREGGVSEGGLNVTLTIRLLMHGKEVGSIIGKKGETVKKMREESGARINISDGSSPERIVTITGSSEVIFKAFAMIAEKFEEDIIASMINSTVTSRPPVTLRLVFPASQCGSLIGKGGSKIKEIRETTGAQVQVAGDLLPESTERAVTISGTPPAITQCVRLICSVMLESPPKGATIPYRPKPSTVGSHTVLTQPHPTPAFAIPGQYAIPHQDLTKLHQLAMQQIPLSSLGQSNPTFPGLDATIPATSHELTIPNDLIGCIIGRQGSKINEIRQMSGAQIKIAGATDGSAVRHVTITGSPANISVAQYLISASLEMAKLSMQAAASSATPVDLNMTFPQSAPTASTPTSMAVLAATATPSSAINVQPSPALTALPSAHYAVPVSSLLGMKTMPLLAVHAAGSSGLAPGLSPYTAKIPASASIKKSERQKFAPY, from the exons atgaatattaatgagagagagggcggggtCTCAGAGGGAGGGCTGAATGTCACCCTCACTATCCGCCTACTGATGCACGGCAAG GAGGTTGGGAGTATAATTGGAAAG AAAGGGGAGACAGTCAAAAAGATGAGAGAAGAG AGTGGTGCTCGGATTAACATCTCTGATGGATCCAGTCCAGAGCGGATAGTTACAATCACCGGTTCTTCTGAAGTTATCTTCAAGGCTTTTGCCATGATTGCAGAGAAGTTTGAAGAG GATATAATTGCCTCCATGATCAACAGCACAGTGACAAGCAGGCCACCTGTGACCCTGCGTCTGGTATTTCCTGCCAGTCAGTGTGGTTCCCTTATTGGGAAAGGGGGTTCGAAGATCAAAGAGATCAGAGAG ACTACAGGTGCCCAGGTGCAGGTGGCTGGAGACTTATTACCAGAGTCGACAGAGAGGGCCGTGACCATCTCTGGCACACCTCCCGCcataacacagtgtgtgagacTCATCTGCTCTGTCATGTTGGAG TCTCCACCTAAAGGGGCGACCATTCCGTACCGCCCCAAACCTTCCACTGTGGGAAGCCACACTGTGTTAACTCAGCCTCATCCTACTCCA GCCTTTGCTATTCCAGGGCAGTATGCGATTCCACATCAAGAT TTGACCAAGCTTCACCAGTTGGCTATGCAGCAAATCCCCTTATCATCCCTGGGGCAGAGCAACCCCACCTTCCCCG GTCTGGATGCTACTATTCCTGCAACTTCTCATGAGCTAACCATTCCGAATGAC TTGATAGGGTGCATTATTGGCCGACAGGGCAGTAAGATCAATGAGATTCGACAGATGTCCGGGGCCCAGATCAAAATTGCCGGCGCGACAGACGGGTCGGCGGTACGTCATGTCACCATCACAGGTTCTCCCGCCAATATCAGCGTGGCCCAATACCTCATAAGTGCTAG CTTGGAGATGGCTAAACTCAGTATGCAGGCTGCTGCATCCTCAGCCACACCAGTTGACCTCAACATGACCTTCCCCCAGTCTGCCCCGACCGCTTCCACGCCCACTTCCATGGCTGTTCTGGCCGCCACTGCCACGCCCTCCTCTGCCATTAACGTCCAGCCCTCCCCTGCTCTGACCGCTCTCCCCAGCGCCCACTATGCTGTCCCGGTGTCCAGTCTGCTTGGCATGAAAACCATGCCCCTGCTGGCCGTGCATGCGGCGGGATCGTCCGGCCTGGCCCCGGGTCTCTCCCCTTACACCGCAAAGATCCCCGCCTCAGCTTCCATCAAAAAATCAGAACGACAGAAGTTCGCCCCGTATTGA
- the vwc2 gene encoding brorin, with protein sequence MLRSVAMTAQIILATWLLMSGARCGPIVPVSENRERERLERVLTQTKEGALSPSAQERLEEISSLGLEAVKGSNKTSTSRSKLNWNPLIKGSKPQGKTTEPWTQPDSLNLADEGPTGEPNVSLDAIDEYAYPDYRGKGCMDETGFVFAIGEKFTPGPSTCPCVCTDEGPLCAQPECPKVHPRCLRVDTSQCCPQCKEKKNYCEFRGKTYNSLEEFKVSPCEKCRCEPSGEVLCTVSACPQTECVDPEYEPDQCCPVCKSGPNCYADTAVIPAGREVKIDDCTICYCTYEEGTWRIERQATCSKNECQPS encoded by the exons ATGCTGCGCTCTGTTGCCATGACAGCACAGATTATCTTAGCAACCTGGCTCCTGATGAGCGGAGCACGGTGTGGCCCAATTGTTCCGGTTTCGGAAAACCGGGAGAGGGAGCGTTTGGAGCGGGTTCTGACTCAGACCAAGGAAGGTGCTCTAAGCCCCAGTGCTCAGGAGCGACTGGAGGAGATCAGCAGCCTTGGTCTGGAGGCAGTCAAAGGATCCAACAAAACAAGCACAAGCCGATCCAAGCTTAACTGGAACCCGCTGATTAAAGGGTCCAAACCACAGGGGAAGACTACAGAACCCTGGACCCAACCAGACTCTCTGAATCTAGCTGATGAAGGTCCCACGGGGGAACCCAATGTCTCTTTGGATGCCATTGATGAGTATGCTTACCCTGACTACAGGGGTAAAGGTTGCATGGATGAAACAGGCTTTGTGTTTGCCATTGGAGAGAAGTTTACTCCAGGCCCCTCCACCTGCCCCTGTGTCTGTACAGATGAAGGGCCTTTATGTGCCCAGCCAGAGTGTCCTAAGGTTCACCCTCGCTGCCTGAGAGTGGACACGAGCCAGTGCTGCCCGCAATGCAAGGAGAAGAAAAACTACTGTGAGTTTCGGGGCAAAACTTACAATTCACTGGAGGAGTTTAAG gTGTCTCCATGTGAGAAATGCCGGTGTGAACCCAGTGGGGAGGTTCTGTGTACAGTATCGGCCTGTccacagactgagtgtgtggaTCCGGAATATGAGCCTGACCAGTGCTGCCCAGTGTGCAAGAGTG GGCCAAACTGCTATGCTGACACGGCGGTGATCCCCGCGGGCCGTGAAGTAAAGATTGATGATTGTACCATCTGCTACTGCACGTACGAGGAGGGCACCTGGCGCATCGAACGCCAGGCCACCTGCAGCAAAAACGAGTGTCAGCCCAGCTAG